DNA sequence from the Streptomyces sp. NBC_01264 genome:
CTCACCGGCGCGCCCATCGACGTGGCGGAGAACGTATGGATCGGTGCCGGTGCCACGATCCTTCCCGGCGTCACCATCGGCCGTGACGCCGTGATCGCCGCCGGCGCGGTCGTGGCCGATGACGTTCCGCCGGCGAGCCTGGTGACCGGCGGCAAGGCAACGGTGAACCGACGCTGGTGACGTCTCCGCCCCGGATCGAGCTGGTCGCGGGGAAGCTCGGGTGCAGCGCCCGCTAGGACCGCGTCGCCGTCCCGCACTCGTCCACGGAGGACTCGCTCCGCGTGACCGGTGCGCTGCGGTCATACGGGTCCATCTCCGTGCCCGGCTCGGTCGCTCGGCGGTCCGTGCCGAAGGGCGGGGTCAGGTACCCGGTGGGGGCGCCGCAGCCGGCGTTGGTCATGTTGTATTTGTACGAGACGACCGAGAAGGTGCCGGCCTCGGTGAGCACCTTGTCAGGGTCGTCCCAGCTCAGGACCAGCTCCCGCCGGACGATCGTACGCTCGATCTCGTGGTCCTCGCCGCCCCCGCCCGCGCGGGTCACCGGGTAGACGAAGGTGACGTCGGCGGTGACCTGGAGCCCGCCGTGCTCGCCCTCCTGGTAGGCGAGCCGGCCCCGGGTCTTCACGACGTCGCCGACCAGCTGGGTGTGGGAGGGCCGGAAGCGGCTGAAGAGGAGGAGGGGGTCGTTCTTCTCGCCCGGGCTGGTGAAGGCGTGTGCCAGAAGGTCCTGGACGTCCTTCTGGTGCGGGTTGATCAGTGCGATCGCCTTCGCGGGGCGCTCGCCCCGCAGCACCCCGGGGTCCAGGTTGGACGTGACGAGGAAGTCCAGGCTCCGCCCCAGGGCCTGCTCGACCTCGGCGGCACTCATCCGGCCGACAGGGGCGGCCTGCGGCACGGTGATCCCGGCCGCTCCGCTCGCCCAGCTCTCAGCCGGCGAACCGCGGAACGGCTCGTCCCTGGTGGGGCGTTGCGCGGATGACGACGGGGGGCCCTGCGTCGGGCGGGCCGTTTCTCCCGCCAGCGGTGCGGAGCCGGAGCCTCCGCCGGCGAACAGGTCCAGGACCCGCTCCGGCGCGAGGGCCACCAGCAGCAGGACGATCGAGAGCAGAAACCCCGCCACGTACCAGCCCGTACGCCGTTTGGGCCGTGCGGGCGTGTAGGTGCGCCAGCCCGCCGGGCCGGCCGCGGGTTCCGAGCGCAGCCGCTTCGCCACGGCTCGTGCCCGCGCCGACGGTTCCTTGGGGGCGTCGACGGCACCGGCCACCGACTCCCGCAGGAACCGCTCCCACTCCTCGTCGGATCTGGAAGAACCGTCCGGCTCCGTGCCCGCGCCCATCCCCATGCCCCCGTGATCAGTCGTCAGTAGTCGATCGTCAGTCGTTGGACGTGGTCCGTTCCCCGACTCACGTTCGAATCATGGCATGGGCCTGCCGAGCTGGATCCCCTGGCCCCGGAACGCCCGGGGACCCGGCGTCCGTTCCCCGATGGGCAAGGGTCGGGGCCGTGTCCGGGTCCGCGGACGGTTCAGAGCAGGGTCCGCACGATGCTCCCCACGACGCGTCCCGCCGCCGCTCCGAGCGCGCCCGCCAGCGCGTCGGTGAGGCGCCCGAGCCACGAGCGGAAGGACGCCTCGCCCGCCCGGCGGATCTCGGCGAGGTCGCGGCCCTGCTGGACCAGGATCTCGACCAGCAGGGATGCGACCCGGATGATCTCCCGCAGGGCGGCGTCCATTTCGGCCGCCTCGAAGCGACGCCCGCAGCCGCAGTGGAACCGCGTCTCCCACACGCTCCAGGTCCCCCGGCAGGCCGCGCACCGTACCCGCGCCGCGTTCGGGTCGACGTCCAGCGTCCCGCCGTCCCGGCCCCCGGCGGGGCAGTCCCGGTGCCTGCTCGCACTCCACGCGCGGGAGCAGGCCGGACAGGCGGGGAAGGGGAACTCCACCCACGTCATCTGCGTGCCCCTCGCGGCCGATTGCCGGGCGGCGGTACCTTGCGCGCCCTGCGGTAGCCGTCGTGATAGGCGTCGGCGAAGGTGTGGCCCGCGCGCCGCGCGATCGAGCCCACGTCGTCGAGGAACGCGTGCACCCGTGCCAGGGAGAGCCCCAGGGCCGCCGAGAGGCGCTGAGCCACGCTGTCGACCCACAGGCGGAAAGAGACGTCCGAGAGCCGGACGATCTCGCTCATGTTCTCCTCGTCCTCCCTCATGGCGGCCCACACGCGGTCGAGCAGTTCGTCGACGTCCACCTCGACGCCCGCGGGTTCCGTGTTCATCGGCCGCTCTCCAGCTCCACGCGCCGCGTGAACTCCAGGAACAGGGCCCGGTCCTGGCAGAGCGCGCGCCACTTCTCCTCCGGCAGCGCCGCGAACGCCTCGGAGAGGCGGGCGGCGGGTGCGGGTACGGGTGCGGGTACGGGTACGGGTACGGGTACGGCAGCATGGCGGGGCCCGGTGTCGACCGCGGCGGCCCGAGCCTCCTGCGCGGCCTGCGCCGCCTCGAATGCGGCCTGGGGCCGGACTTCGGCGAGCATGCGGGCCGAGGCGGCCTTCAACAGCTTCCGGTCCACCTTGGCCGTGAAGTCCGCCAGGTCCATCCGCTGCTCCAGCACCCAGCGCCGCTGCTGCGGGACCGCCCGCATCATCTCCTTGAACAGCGCCGTCAGGTTGTAGTGCTGGCGTGCCGAGTAGGTCACCGCGCCGCCCTGCCAGCCGGGCAGGACCCGGACGATCTTCTGGGTGAAGTCGGCGGCCCGCTCCCGCAGGACCTCCAACTGGCGGGCGGACGGCAGGTTGGCGCTCCGGTTCCAGTCGTGCGGATCGACCTCGTCGGCCTTGTTCAGGGCCAGTACGAGCCGCTCGGACAGGTCCGGTGCGCCCTGGTCGAGGAGTTCCAGGAGCGCCTGCTGGACGAGTTGGACGCTGCGGTCCTCGGCCGGGTGGACCCAGACGATCGCGTCGGCCGTCGGCAGGACGCGTAGATAAAGGTCCAGGTACCGGCGGTAGTTGGCCACGTCGTCGCCGATGCCCGGCATGTCGACCACCTCCAGCAGGCCGCGCCGTCCGCTGATCTCCTCGACCTGGATGGCGTAGGCGTGGTCGGTGGTCGCCCTGGTGTGTCCGACCGGCTGGCCCGCGTTGAAGAGGGCGTTGACGGTGGTCGACTTGCCGACGCCGGATTCCCCGATGAGGACCAGGCGGGGCGGGCGCTCCCCGTCGAGGGCCGCGTCGTACCCCCGCAGCAGCGCCTCCTGTTCGGCCGGGGTGAGGGCGTCGGACCTGCCCGATGCCGCTTTCAGTTCCTTGCGGAAGGTGTGGACGAGCCTCTTCACGGTGTCTCCCTGGTGAGGTGCGCCGGGTACGTGCTCCGGGGCTCCTCCCCGGGCCTCTCGGCACCCCTCGATGCTCCCGGCCCGGACCCCCTCCTGACTGTCCCCGCCATTGGTGACAACGCCCCGGCAACACCCCGTGTCCCGGCTCCGGTTCAGGCCGTACGGACGCGGGCCTCGACCCAGGTGGACTCCGCGGCGTCCTCCACTACCGCGCTGAGCCCGGCGACCGCCGCGTGCAGGGCGCCGGCCCGCCGCCGGTCCCCCGGCAGCACGACCAACGCCGCGTCGACGGTGTCCGCCGAGGCCGTCACGCTGAGGACCAGCTCCTGGGGGGTGGGCCCGGTACCCAGGGCGGTGGTCAGCAACAGGCGCAGCAGGGCGGGCGGATGCGGGTCGTCCGCGTCCGACTGGATCGTGACGACGCAGCCCGCGGTGCGCGCCGTGCTCAGCAGGTCGCGGGCCGGGCGGTCGAGTACCCCGGGAATGTGGATCTCGTCCCGGACGGCGTAGCCGAGGAGACGGGCCGTGTCGCGGACCTCGGGGTCCCGCGGCGAGCGCCGCCCGGTGGCGACGGCCTCGAGGAAGGGCAGGATCTCCTCGCCCAGGTCGGCGAGACGCCCGCGGTGCAGGGCCTCGCGGGCGTCGCGTTCGGCCTGGCCCGCGAGGGCCGCGGCGCGGTCCGCGTTGGCGTGCGTGGTCACCGCGCCGAGGCGTGCGACCGTACGGCCGATCGCCATCCCCATGAACACGCCGAGGGCCGGGGCGGACAGGGCGGGGAGCGTCATGGCGACCGTGCCGCCGAAGGTGGGGGCGACCGGCGGGCCGGTGAGCACGAGGACGACGACGCCCGCCTGTTCGAGCGCCATGGCCGTCAGCGCCTCCCGTGCGGGCCGCACGATCACCAGCAGCGTCAGCAGCGGCGTCACCGCACCTATCGGCCAGGAGGTGTAGTCGGCGAGGCCGGACAGGGGCAGCACCAGGAAGCTCCCGAGCGCTCCCGCGACGGCGAAGGCACAGGCCGCCCAGGCGGCGGCCGGGCCGATCCCGCTCCGGGCCCGCAGCAGGAGAGCCACGGTGATCACCGCCAGGACCGCGTACCAGGCCGTCAGCCAGAGCGCTCCGGGGACGTGCCGGGTGTGGATCACCGCGATGACGCCCATGACCAGGAGGAAGGGCAGGCAGACGGCGGCCAGCGGGCGCCGGACGTCGCCGATGGCGGCGTTCATCCGCCGCACCTTCACGGAGACGTGCCGGCCCGCCCCCACTCCCTCTTCCTCTTCGCCCGCCCATCCCGATGCATCCGATCCATCCGATCCGCCCGATCCGCCCGATCCGTCCGGGGCCCGCGCCTCGTGCCGTTGCGCGCCGGCCGGCGCCGGCCACTCCAGGCGTACGACCGTTCCGCGTCCCGGTGTGCTGCGGACCTCCGCTTGCCCGCCCACGGCCTCCATGCGCCGCAGCATCGAACGGCGCACGCCCACGGACGACTCCCTCAGCTCCTCCCTGTCGAAGCCGGTGCCGTCGTCGGTGACGCACAGGACGAAGCCCGTACCGTGCTCCCGGACCGTCAGGTCCACCTGTACGGTCCGGGCACGGGCGTGGTCGGCCACGTTGCGCAGGGCCTCCCGAGCCGCGCCGATCGCGGCCGTCGCCACCTCGTACGGGACGGCGGGGACGTCGTCGGCCACGATGCTGGTCCCGGTCCCTTGCGGGGGTGTGAGAGCTCGGACCAGGGAAGCGAGGTCGGTGACGCCCCGGCCGCCCTCGTCGAGCGGGGTTCGGGCCCCGGCGACGGCGGCCGCCGCGCCGCGCGCGGCCTCCCGCACCCGGTCGACCGCGATCCCCGGTTGGCCGATGGCTCGCAGGGCGGCACTGACCTCGTCGTGCAGCATCCCCTGGAAGTCCCGGTGGGCCTCGCGCCGGGCGGCGGCCCGCGCGGCTTCGGCGCGCGCCGACGCGGCCCGGCGTTCGGACCGGTCGGCGCCGTCGCCGGCGGTGCGCATGAGCGGGGCGAGGACCGCACCGGCCACCGCCGTCGCCAGGGGCGGCCAGATGCCCTCCACGG
Encoded proteins:
- a CDS encoding GTPase family protein; this encodes MKRLVHTFRKELKAASGRSDALTPAEQEALLRGYDAALDGERPPRLVLIGESGVGKSTTVNALFNAGQPVGHTRATTDHAYAIQVEEISGRRGLLEVVDMPGIGDDVANYRRYLDLYLRVLPTADAIVWVHPAEDRSVQLVQQALLELLDQGAPDLSERLVLALNKADEVDPHDWNRSANLPSARQLEVLRERAADFTQKIVRVLPGWQGGAVTYSARQHYNLTALFKEMMRAVPQQRRWVLEQRMDLADFTAKVDRKLLKAASARMLAEVRPQAAFEAAQAAQEARAAAVDTGPRHAAVPVPVPVPAPVPAPAARLSEAFAALPEEKWRALCQDRALFLEFTRRVELESGR
- a CDS encoding ATP-binding protein, coding for MTGNSYRDGVEAGLSRAVAAVSVLFALNWATVPLSGDRPPLAVTVVAIAFVALSLHLVVRGVRVRLNGADALAALAFAVVAHPLLVLGGGSPYILIGQRCMLTVPAVLLATGFLPRTARRWSGLAALVALAAQLGTSWPADGPAAAVEGIWPPLATAVAGAVLAPLMRTAGDGADRSERRAASARAEAARAAARREAHRDFQGMLHDEVSAALRAIGQPGIAVDRVREAARGAAAAVAGARTPLDEGGRGVTDLASLVRALTPPQGTGTSIVADDVPAVPYEVATAAIGAAREALRNVADHARARTVQVDLTVREHGTGFVLCVTDDGTGFDREELRESSVGVRRSMLRRMEAVGGQAEVRSTPGRGTVVRLEWPAPAGAQRHEARAPDGSGGSGGSDGSDASGWAGEEEEGVGAGRHVSVKVRRMNAAIGDVRRPLAAVCLPFLLVMGVIAVIHTRHVPGALWLTAWYAVLAVITVALLLRARSGIGPAAAWAACAFAVAGALGSFLVLPLSGLADYTSWPIGAVTPLLTLLVIVRPAREALTAMALEQAGVVVLVLTGPPVAPTFGGTVAMTLPALSAPALGVFMGMAIGRTVARLGAVTTHANADRAAALAGQAERDAREALHRGRLADLGEEILPFLEAVATGRRSPRDPEVRDTARLLGYAVRDEIHIPGVLDRPARDLLSTARTAGCVVTIQSDADDPHPPALLRLLLTTALGTGPTPQELVLSVTASADTVDAALVVLPGDRRRAGALHAAVAGLSAVVEDAAESTWVEARVRTA